The Corynebacterium marinum DSM 44953 genome contains the following window.
CTCGATCTCACGGGCGATGGACACACCGTCGTTGGTGATGACCGGGGCGCCCCAGCCGCGCTCGAGAACGACGTTGCGACCCTTGGGGCCGAGAGTGACCCGGACGGCGTCGGCCAGGGTGTTCAGGCCACGCTCCAGGCCACGGCGTGCTTCCTCGTCGAAGGCGATGATCTTTGCCATGTGTTTGTGCTCCTCATAGTTATTAGGACGACACTCGGCGTCTGCACTCCAGAAGGCGCCCGCGACGGCACGGTCGGTGAGTGTGAACCAACCTCACCCGCTGAAGTCATCGTTTCTGGCACTCGAATGAATCGAGTGCTAGTTCCCTTTTCTAGCACTCGCAGCGGTCGAGTGCAAGGCATCCGGCACCGGGCCTCGGTAACGTGGGGCGGCATGAGTCTCCCCGTCGATGCCACCACGCACTCAACCCACCTCGAAGGCCAGCGCGAGCGGATCTTCTCCGACCTCTCCACCCTGGTGGCCTTCAACTCCGTCCACGCCGAGCCCGGCTGCGAGGCCGACTACGCCTCGGCCGCCGCCTGGGTCGAGGAAGCTCTCGCCGAGCTCGGCCTCGACACCACCGCCCACCTCACCGCTGACGGCTCCACCGCGGTGATCGGGCGTCGAGAAGCAGCGGAGGGTATGCCCACCGTCCTCCTCTACTCCCACTTCGACATCGTCCCCGCCGGCGATCCCGCCCGCTGGACCTCTGACCCGTTCACGCTGACCGAGCGCGCGGGCCGCTGGTACGGCCGCGGCGCCGCCGACTGCAAGGGCAACCTGGTCATGCACCTCGCGGCCCTGCGCGCGGTGGAGGCCTCCGGCGGCACCCGCCTGGGCATCATCGTCCTGGTCGAAGGTTCCGAGGAGCGCGGCGGCGCCGGCCTGGAGGCGCTGCTCCAGGAGGACCCCGAGCTTTTCCGGGCCGACGCGATCCTCATCGCCGACTCCGGCAACGCCGCGGTGGGGGTGCCCACCCTGACCACCATGCTGCGCGGCGGCGCGCAGGTCACGGTCACCGTCGACACCCTTGAATCTCCGCTGCACTCCGGCCAGTACGGCGGCGCCGCCCCCGACGCCGTCGCAGCCCTGGTCCGCATCCTCGACTCCCTGCGCGACAAACACGGCCGCACCGTCATCGACGACGTGGCCAACGACGGCGCATGGGGCGGAGACCCGTACACGAAGGAGGACTTCCGGCGCGACGCCGGCATCCTCGACGGCGTGGCCATCATGGGCACCGACGCCGACGAGCCCGCCGACATGGTGTGGGCTCGTCCCGCCGTCACCGTCACGGGTTTCACCTCGACCCCCGTCGCCGAGGCCGTCAACGCCGTGCCCGCCACCGCCGCCGCGCAGCTCAACCTGCGGGTGCCCCCGGGGATGGACACCGTGGAGGTGGTGGAGAAGCTCGAGAAGCACCTCAGGTCCCGCACCCCCTGGGGCGCCCACGTGGACGTGCAGATCGGCGACATCAGCAACCCCTTCGCCACCGACGTCGGCGGCCCCGCCCTCACCGCGCTCGGGGACAGCCTCGCCGCCGCCTATGGCGCAGACCAGACCGCGACCGTGGGCTCCGGCGGATCCATCCCGCTCACCCTCGCCCTCCAGGAGCAGTTCCCCGCCGCCGAAATCGCCGTCTACGGCGTGGAGGAGCCGCAGTCGACGATCCACTCCCCCGACGAATCTGTGGATCCCACCGAAATTATCTGCATCGCCGCGGCCGAGGCCGCGTTCCTGCAGGCCTGGGAAGGAAAATAGTGCGGGGTTGTGTTATCGACGCGACAGGGGTTACCCTGTCGGTGTGACGTACAACATTTCTCTTCAGCGAGTAGCCGAGGCTACACACCCCAGTGCGGGCTAGGGACTAGCTCCCCGCACCTGGGGTAGTAGTCCTTAAGCCACACACCGCTGAAGAGCCGGTCCACTCAACCACAACTTCCTTCCCGAAGATACGAGGACCGTCACCATGTTCCACACCACAGCTCCCGCCACCGTCACCACCCGCACTTCCGCCGACACCGAGCAGGATCCCTTCAGTTCCCGCTTCGGCGCAGACCACCGTCTGCCCCGCGGACTGCGCGATGAAGCAGCCGGCATGTCCTGGCCGCTGTTCACCGCCACCTACGCCCCGGCCGCCGACATCCGTGTCACCGGCCTGGAGGCCACCCGCGGACGCGGCGGCAAGCAGCACTACACCGCCGAGCTGACCCACACCTCGAAGACCACGCAGCCGGTCACCGAGACGCGCGAGATCACCGCCATGGGCCCCGCCTCCGCGGTCTCCCACCTGCTCGCAGACTCCGGCCGCCACGTCGAGATCCTCTCCTTCCACCAGGCCGAGCTCTTCGAGGCGACCGTCACCTTCGTCAAGGTCGCCCACCAGCACAACGAGAACCGCCGTTCGTGGGCCATCGGTTTCGGCCCCACCCCGGAATCCTCCATCGCATCGGCACTGGCCTCCGGCGCGCAGCGCATCTACGGCTGAACCCCCGCGGAGTGAGCGCGCCCCCATCCTCCCCCGAGTACCTCTCAAGGGCGGAACCTGACACCAGGTTCCGCCCTTTCCCTTTTTCCCGCCACGAAAGCAGCGTATGGGAATAAACACATAAATAGGGCCCCTCCCGGGAATGTGGCAGAACCATATATAACAGTCATCAGTTACACTGGTTCCTCGTTGGCCGCGCCGTCTTCGACGCCGCCTTTAATCTTGGGTGTTTCTCAGTGCTCTCGTCTACCCGCCACCACACCCGGCGGGGATTCGCGGGGAAGCTACTGCCGCTGGGGGCAGCACGCACGTTGGCGACGACAACAGCGGAACGCGGTTCTCGCCTTGTCCTGCCCGCCCACCAGCGAAGGGGAACCACGCAGACGTGCTGTTACTTCTCGCCGCTCTGACCATCGCCGCCCTGGTAGCCCCCCTGCTCATCCGCACAGTCGGCCGAGCGGCCTTCGCACTACTCGCCCTCGTGCCGGCCGCCGGATTCTTCTGGGTGCTGTCCCTGTTCGCCGGCGGGACGTTCGCCGACGACGGAGCGCTGTTCTTCACCATGGAGTGGATGCCGGCGGCCCACCTGAATCTGGAGTTCCGGCTCGACTCCCTGGCCGGGCTGTTCAGCCTGATCATCCTGGGCGTCGGCGCCCTGGTCCTGTTCTACTGCTGGGGCTATTTCGACTCGAACCCCCGCCGCCTGGCCATCTTCGGCGGGCAGATGGTGGCTTTCGCCGGGGCCATGTTCGGACTGGTGATCTCCGACAACTTCCTGTTGATGTACATCTTCTGGGAGATCACGTCGGTGCTGTCGTTCCTGCTGGTCGGCTACTACGGCGAGCGGGCGTCGTCCAGGCGTTCCGCCGGCCAGGCACTCATGGTGACCACGCTGGGCGGACTGGCGATGCTGGTGGGCATCATCGTCCTGGGCCGGCAAACCGGCATCTGGCGGCTCTCGGAGCTGCAGACCTTCCCCGAAGTGTCCACGACCCCGTACATCACCGCCGCAGTCGTGCTCATCCTGGCGGGTGCCCTGTCGAAGTCCGCCATCGCCCCGGGCCACTTCTGGCTGCCCGGCGCGATGGCGGCACCGACTCCGGTGTCCGCCTACCTGCACTCCGCGGCGATGGTGAAGGCGGGCATCTATCTCGTCGCCCGCCTCGCCCCCGACTTCAACGTCGTCAATGCCTGGCATCTGGTGGTCATCCCGCTGGGACTTCTGACCATGCTCATGGGTGGCTGGATGGCGCTGCGGCAGCGCGACCTCAAGCTGATCCTCGCGTACGGCACTGTCTCTCAGCTGGGCTTCATCATGTCGACGGTGGCGGTGGGTTCGCGGGAGGCGATGCTCGCCGGTCTGGCGCTGACATTCGCGCATTCGCTGTTCAAGGCGACGCTGTTCATGATCGTCGGCGTGATCGACCACACTACGGGCACACGCGACATCCGCGAGCTCAGCGGCCTGGGGCGGAGGCAGCCGCTGATCGCGGGGCTGGCGGTGCTCTCGGCGGCGTCGATGGCCGGTGTACCTCCGCTGCTGGGTTTCGTGGCGAAGGAGAGCGTGTTCGAAGCGGTCCTCCATGAGCAACTGCTGGTGGGCATGCCCCGCAGCCTCATGCTCGTGGGCATGGTGCTCGGTTCGGTCCTCACCGTCGCGTACTCGCTGCGGTTCCTCAACGGCGCCTTCGCCACCAAGCTGCCCAGGGACGGCGCCGACGGAGGCGCTTCGGAGCCCGTGGCGAACATGGCGCCGATCGGCCCGCGCCTGTGGCTGGCGCCGCTGGCGCTCACCTCGCTGACGCTCTACTTCGGCATCTACCCGGCGCAGCTGTCCGGCGCGATCACCTCGCACCTGGACAACATCTTCACGCTCCAGGCGGGTGAATCCGGCGGCTACCTGGCCCTGTGGCACGGCTTCAACATTCCGCTGCTGCTCTCCGCGCTGATCATCCTGGCCGGCGCGGCCATGCACTGGCAGCGCGAAGTGGTGTCGAGGGCCCATTTCGCGGAGCCTGCCCTGGGCGACGCGGATTCCGCCTACGACTCGGTGCTGGACTTCCTGCGCCACCTCTCGCTGCGCCTGACGGCCTCCACGCAGCGCGGTTCCCTGGCAGTGAACCTGGGCATCATCTTCAGCGTGCTCATCGTGCTGCCCAGCGCGGCACTGATCCTGGGAGACCGACCCGACGTGCGGATGGTGCTGTGGGATTCACCCTGGCAGGCCCTGGCCTCGGCCGTAATCATCGTCGCGGCGATCGCCGCGACGCAGATGGACAACCGCCTCTCCGGCGTGATCCTGGTGGGTGTCACGGGTTACGCCCTGGCCGTGCTCTTCGCGCTGCAGGGCGCCCCCGACCTGGCGCTCACGCAGACCCTGGTGGAGACGGTCCTCATGGTCATCTTCATGCTGGTTCTGCGCAAGCTCCCGACGACCACGGAATGGACCCAGTCCCCCAAGGCGAACCGGTTCCGGGCGTGGCTGTCCGTTGCGGTGGGCCTGTCTGTGACGGTGGTGACGATGTTCGCCATCAACGCCCGCTCGCACGACCCGATCTCGGACTACATGCCCGACCTCGCCTACGACATCGGCCACGGCGCCAACGCAGTGAACGTGCTGCTGGTGGACCTGCGGGCCTGGGACACCTTCGGCGAGATCTCGGTGCTGGTGATCGCGGGAACGGGCGTCGCCTCGCTGATCTACCGGACCCGCTCCTTCAGCCGCGCCTCGAGGCGCCCGACGCTGGCTGTCACCGGCCGCCGTTGGCTGGCCGCAGGCGTGGAGACCGAGCGCGCGCAGAACCGTTCCCTCATGGTCGACGTGGCCACGCGCATCCTGTTCCCGTCGATGATGGCGCTGTCGCTGTACTTCTTCTTCGCCGGTCACAACGCCCCCGGCGGCGGTTTCGCGGGCGGCCTGGTCGCGGCGCTTGCCTTCACGCTGCGCTACATCGCCGGCGGCCGCGCCGAGCTGGAGGAGGCGCTGCCGGTCGACGCCGGCCGCATCCTCGGCGCCGGTCTCGCCCTGTCCGCGGTCGCGGCGATCTGGCCGATGTTCCTCGGCCACCCGCCGCTGACCTCCGCGTACACCTCGGTCGATCTGCCGTTGATCGGCAACATGTCGCTGCCCAGCGCACTGCTTTTCGACGCCGGCGTCTATCTCATCGTCGTCGGCCTCATGATGCACATCCTCTCCTCGCTGGGAGGCCAGCTCGACCTGGAGGAGGAGATGCGCAAGCAACGCGCCCGCGACCGGGCGCGCTCCATGGCCCGGGCTGCCGAGCTGCGCCAGTTGACGGGCCCTACCACGGAAGGAGACAAGTAGATGGTGGCGAACCTCGTCCTGCTGCTGGCGGCGGGCACCCTGATCTCCGCCGGTGTGTACCTGGTGCTCGACCGCGCGATGACGAAGATGATGCTGGGGCTGATGCTCATCGGCAACGGCGCGAACCTGCTCATCCTGCAGGCCGGCGGCTCCGCCGGCTCTCCACCGATCATGGGTCGCGAATCGTTGCGCTACGGAGACGAGATCGCGGACCCGCTGGCGCAGGGGATGATCCTGACGGCCATCGTCATCGCCATGGCCATGACCGCGTTCATCCTCACCCTGGCCTACCGCCAGTACCGTTACCGTACAGCGGACGTCATCGAGGACGACCTCGAGGACGCCGCCATTGCGGCCCGCCCCGCCACCGCGAGTGCGGCCCCGGACCACGACGCCTCCGACGACCCGTCGACCGGCCGTCTGACCAGCGAAGGCGACTCCTTCGGACCCCGCTCCTTCGAGGCACCCGTGAAGGCGGACGAAGATGACTGAGATTCTCACACCGTTCGTGGAGGCGCTGCTGCCGCTGATGCCTTTCCTCATCCCGCTGCCGGTGATCCTGCCGGCCGTGGCGGCGGCGCTGGCGCTGCTGGCGGGCAGACACCCCAACATCCAGCGCGTCATCGCGCTGGGCACCCTCATCGCGCTCATCGTCCTCACGGCGTCGATGGTCGTCGTCGTGGACCTCGAGGGCATCCAGACCGTCCAGCTCGGCGGCTGGGACGCCCCCGTGGGTATCACTCTGGTGGCCGACCGGCTGGCCACCGTGATGCTCACCGTCTCCTCCGTCGTGCTGTTCTGCGTCATGTGGTACGCCATCAGCCAGGGCATCCGCGACGGAGGGAAGGACGAACCCGTCGCGGTGTTCCTGCCCACCTACCTGCTGCTGAGCATGGGCGTGAACATGTCCTTCCTCGCCGGCGACCTGTTCAACCTGTACGTGGGATTCGAGGTGTTCCTGGTCGCCTCCTACGTGCTGCTCACGCTGGGAGCCTCGCCCGCCCGGGTCCGCGCCGGTGTGTCCTACGTGATGGTGTCGATGGTCTCGTCGATGATCTTCCTCTTCGGCCTGGCGATGGTCTACGCCGCCGTGGGCACGATGAACCTGGCGCAGATCGGCATGCGGATGGAGGACGTGCCCACCGGCACCCGGGCGGCCATCTTCGGCACCCTGCTGGTGGCGTTCGGCATCAAGGCCGCCGTCTTCCCGCTGGACGCCTGGCTGCCGGACTCCTACCCCACCGCCCCCTCCCTGGTCACCGCCGTGTTCGCGGGACTGCTGACCAAGGTCGGCGTGTACTCCATCATCCGGATGCGCTCGGTGGTGTTCACCGACGGCTCACTGGACGGGATGCTCATGTGGGTCGCGCTGGCGACCATGCTCGTGGGCATCCTCGGCGCCATGGCGCAGAACGACATCAAACGTCTGTTGTCTTTCACCCTGGTCAGCCACATCGGCTACATGATCTTCGGCATCGCGCTGGGCTCAGCCCAGGGGTTGTCGGGCGCGATCTTCTACGCGGTGCACCACATTCTGGTGCAGACAGCGTTGTTCCTGGTCGTCGGGCTCATCGAGCGTCAGGCGGGCACCTCCTCGCTGCGGCGGATCGGTTCCCTCGCCTACACCGCCCCGGTCATCGCCGTCCTGTATTTTATCCCCGCCGTCAACCTGGGCGGCATCCCGCCCTTCTCCGGCTTCCTGGGCAAGATCATCCTGCTGGAGGCCGGCGCGAACGAGGGCGGCTTCATGGCGTGGCTGCTCATCGGCGGCGCCGTGGTCACCTCTCTGCTCACGCTCTACGTGATGGTGCTGGTCTGGTCGAAGGCCTTCTGGCGCGACCGCAAGGACGCGCCGGAGGGCAACGTCGCCATGGCGCGGCCCGCCCCGCTCGCCGACGTCACCGACGAAGTCGAGTTCCTCGAGCGTGACGACGTCGGCCGCATGCCCGTCGGCATGGTCGCCTCCACCGCCACACTCATCGCCGCCTCCCTGGCGGTGACTGTTCTGGCCGGCCCCATCGCCAGCGTCACCGGACGCGCCGCGGAGTCCGCGCAGGACGTGAGCATCTACCGCTCCGCGGTCCTCGGGACCACCGCCGACGACCCCGGCCGCACCGTGGACCAGCGGCGCCTCGACGACGGTTCGGACACCCTCCGCAACCGGGACCACATGCTGCCCGAACCCCAGCCCGCCATCGAGGAGGAACAGTCGTGATCGACGGAATCCGCCGCCGTTTCCGCCCGTGGTTCATCGTGTGGATCACCCTCATGTGGTGCCTGCTCATGGGTGAATTCTCCTGGGCCAACTTCATCAGCGGCCTGCTCGTGGGCGGCCTCATCGTGTTCGGTCTTCCCCTGCCCGCCATGCCCATCGCCGGCCTGCAGGTCCACTGGTGGGCGCTGCTGCGGTACATGGTTTCGTGGGTGCGGGACCTCCTGGTCGCCTCGGTGAAGGTCGCCTGGCTTGCCCTGCGCCCGGCCGACCCGCCGAAGTCCGCCATCGTGCGGGTGCCCATGCGGGTGTCCAACGAACTGGTCCTGTCCTTCGCCACCTCGCTGTACAACCTCCAGCCGGGTGGTGCGGTCAGCGACATCGACATCGCCAACCGCATGTGGACCGTGCACCTGCTCGACGCCGGGGACGAACGCGCCCTCGCGCGCGAGATCGAGAACGTCGCCGCCCTGGAACGCAACATGATCCGCATCTTCGAGAGGAGCTGACATGGACCCCGCCATCTACAACTCGCTGCTGCTCATCCCGGCGGCCTTTTTCGCCGCCGCCTTCGTCATCATGGTCTGGCGGATCCTGACCGGGCCCAACTCGATGGACCGGATGCTCGGCCTGGACGGTTTCGTCGCCATGCTGCAGTGCGCCCTGGCCACCTACATCGTGTGGACGCTGGACACCACCGTCGCCAACGCCATGCTCGTCATCGCGCTGCTCGGTTTCATCGCCTCGGTGTCCGTCGCCCGCTTCCGCAAGAGGGACGGTTCCTGACATGACCTACCAACTCTTCGCCGACGTCGCCTCACTGGTGCTCATCCTGGCCGGCTCGTTCCTCGTGTTCTCTGCGGCGGTCGGCGTCGCGCGGTTCCGGGACACGATGTCGCGCATCCATGCAATCACCAAACCGCAGACCACGGGCCTGATCCTGACGATCCTCGGCGCACTGCTCAAGGTCACCGGCTCGCCGGAGTTCGGGATCGCTGAGCGCAGCGATCTCGGGGTACTCATCCTGCTGGTCGTTTTCGCCGCCATGACCTCCCCGGTCACCGCCCAGCGTCTGGGGCGTGTCTCCCGGCGCGAAGGCCTGTACGGTGCGGCCGCGGACATGTCGCGTAACGACGCCCCCGCCGACCGCTCGCTGCGCCGACGGTAGCACCGGCAAGAAGCCGCCCCGTTCCACCCTCCCCGGCGGACTGGACTTCAGGATGCGGTCCCCACCGACCTCAACGTCTACCTGCCGGTCGCCGCCGGCACCTTTGTGAGGACGGTGCCGGCGGCGGCTGCTGTTCACGGGGGCCGGCCTGGTGTTCATCGCCGGATATGTACTCTATGCCGGGTTGCTGGAGAGGAAATCGTTGATCTCCGCGACGAAGCGGGCGGGGTCGGCGGAGTAGTCGGCGTCGTCGATAAGCAGCGTCGGGGCGGTGATGCCGGCGAGGTCGAGGTCACGGGCCTCGGCGAGCGAATCAACGAGCGCGCCCTTGTCCACCCCGCGGCGGCGCAGCAGGAACTTCGGCAGCAGCTTCGCCGCCTTGACGTGGGATTCCTCGGGGCGGGGCAGCCCGGAGAGCACCACGTGGCTGACGCGGTGCGGCTGCTGCTTCGCGATGCCCGCCGCCACGAGCGCGCCGGTGCCGTGCCCTACGAGCACGACTCTCCGCAGCTCCTGCCGGTCCAGGTACTGCTCGGCGACGACGCGCTGCTGCGCAGGTGGGCCCGCGCCGAGGTGGGGCAGCCAGGGCTTCCAGTCGGCCGGCAGGGAACGGACCACGTCGGTCCACGTGTCCGGCATCAGACCCGCCGGGTGGAGCAGGACGATATCACGCATCGGGGACCAGCTCCTCCAGCTCGTCGCAGGTTTTGTCGATGACGTTGCGCCAGTCTCCCGTGCGCTGGTGGATCCGGCGCTGGCGCTGGTACCCGGCGCCGCGCTCGAGGATCTCCCGGACGAGGTGGAGCTCGTTCAGGCAGCCGAGTTCCTCGGCGAGGGGGGAGAGGTCGTCGACCAACTCCGCCAGCTCCTGGGTGACCCACCGCTCGTCGGTGTCGCGCGTGGTGATCACCAGGGCCTCCAGGCCGTACCGGGCGGCACGCCACTTGTTCTCCGCCACGTGCCACGGCTGCAGAATCGGCAGTTCCTCACCGCGGTCGAGCATCCGGTCGTAGTGGACGACCAGGCAGTGCGTCAACGCGACGACCGCAGCCAGCTCCCGCAGGTTCGAGGTGGCGTCGGAGACCCGCACCTCGATGGTGCCCCACTTCGCGGCCGGCCGGATGTCGAAGTGCATCGATCCGGTGTGGTTGATCACCCCGGAAATACCCTGGTCGTTCATGTAGGACTCCCAGTCCGCCCAGGAGGTGAACTGGTAGGGCATGCCCGCGGTGGGCAGCTGCTGGTAGAGCATCGTGCGGTTGGAGGCGTAGCCGGTGTCGATGCCGTCCCATCCCGGCGAGGAGGCGGTGAGCGCCAGCAGGTGCGGGTACCTGGTCATCATCGCGTTGATGATCGGCCACACGCGGTCCTCGTGGGAGATGCCGACGTGGACGTGGATGCCCCAGATGAGCATCTGCTGCCCCCAGTACCGGGTGCGGTTGATGATCTCGGCGTAGGTCATCTTCGCCGAGATGGGGTTTTTCCGGAAGTCCGAGAAAGGGTGCGACCCCGAGGCCCACAGGCGCAGGCCCAGGGTCTCTGCGGCCTCTTTCACGCAGGCGAGATCGTGGGCGAGTTCCCCGATGGCCGCGGGGACGGTCTCGTGCACGCCGGTGACCAGTTCGACGGTGTTCTGGAGGAACTCCTTCTCCAGGTGAACTTCGGGGTGGGCGGCCTTGACCAGGTCGATGACCTCCTCCGCCTTCGGTGCGAGGTCGCGGGTCTCCGGGTCGACCAGCGCGATCTCCCACTCAACGCCGAGGGTGGGCTTCGGGGAGCGGGCGAAGGGGATGGGCGGGACCATCATCAGAGGGCTACCTGTTCCACCAGCACCAGGGTCAGGTCGTTGCGGCCGGCGGTGCCGTCGGGCAGGGTCTCGTCGTACTCCCGGGCGACGCCGCCGACCCGGTCCGCCAGCTCCCGGGCGCGGGTCTCCGCGTCCTGGTTGCCGGGCTGGAAGAACACGGTGTTCTCCGGCAGGATCACCTCCGCGAGGTTGCCCACTTCACCGAGCTCGTAGCCGTCCCGGTCGAGGGTGCCCGCGATGTCGGCGGCCAGGTTCGGCACCGTGGAGTTGTTGAGCACGTGCACGCGCTCCGGATCCGCGGCCGGGGTAGCGCCGCGCGGAGCGGGCTGCGCCCCGGCCGGGGCCGGGGCGCCCGACGTGGGCGAATCGGGCGACTCGGACTCAGTCTCCGCCTCCGCGCCGGCCGCACGCTCCGTCTCCTCCGGCCGGGTGCTCTCGGCGGCACCGGTGGTGTCCTCCGCATCGGTGCTCTCCCCCGGGGACTCCTGCACGGCGGTGGCCGCCTCGGTGGTCGGGGCTGCGGCGCCGCCGGAGGAGTCCGAGTTCTGCGTCGTGGCGTACACGCCCCACATCGCCAGCAGGACGGCGACGGCGATGAGCACCATCGCCAGGCCGCGCAGCGGCAGGCCCGAACCCGCGGCCGCGCCCGGAGCCGGCCCTGAACCCGGACCCGGGTCGGCGGACTCTGACGTATTATCAGGATTCACATTAGTCACAGTAGTCACTCTAGCTTTCGTGGTTGCCTTCGGCGCGCTGGCGCTCCCCGGCACGCCGGTCGCGGATGCGCCGCAGACGTCCGAGCAGGACAGGATGGGCGGCCATGGCCGCGGGGACGTCGATAAGCAGGTTGAGACGCTGGTAATAACGCACCGGACTCATACCCAACTGCCTGCGGATCAGCTCCTCCTTCGCGCCCGCGGACCGCGGCGCACGCTCCTCGAAGTCGAGGAGGCGGGCGTCTGCGTCGCTGAGTTCGGGCATGCCTAAACTGTAGGCCATGAGCATCCGCCCGATTGTGATCCACGGCGACCCCGTGCTGCACACCCCCACCCGCCCCGTCGACCCCGCCGACCTCCCCGGCGAGGAGATGCAGACCCTCATCGCGGACATGTACGAGACGATGGCCGTGGCCAACGGCGTCGGCCTGGCCGCCAACCAGGTCGGCGTCGACTTGCGGTTGTTCGTCTACGACTGCCCCGACGACGACGGCGTCCGCCACCGGGGCTGCGTGGTCAACCCGGTCCTGGAAACCTCAGCCATCCCCGAGACCATGCCCGCCGACGACGGCTCCGAGGACGAGGGCTGTCTGTCCGTCCCCGGCGAGGGCTGGCCCACCCCGCGCGCCGACTGGGCGAAGGTCACCGGCCTCGACGCCGAGGGCAACCCCGTCGAGGTCGAGGGCACCGGCTTCTTCGCCCGCTGCCTGCAGCACGAGGTCGGCCACCTGGACGGCTTCCTCTACACCGACGTCCTCCTCGGCCGCTACAAGCGCCAG
Protein-coding sequences here:
- a CDS encoding glutamate--cysteine ligase, translated to MMVPPIPFARSPKPTLGVEWEIALVDPETRDLAPKAEEVIDLVKAAHPEVHLEKEFLQNTVELVTGVHETVPAAIGELAHDLACVKEAAETLGLRLWASGSHPFSDFRKNPISAKMTYAEIINRTRYWGQQMLIWGIHVHVGISHEDRVWPIINAMMTRYPHLLALTASSPGWDGIDTGYASNRTMLYQQLPTAGMPYQFTSWADWESYMNDQGISGVINHTGSMHFDIRPAAKWGTIEVRVSDATSNLRELAAVVALTHCLVVHYDRMLDRGEELPILQPWHVAENKWRAARYGLEALVITTRDTDERWVTQELAELVDDLSPLAEELGCLNELHLVREILERGAGYQRQRRIHQRTGDWRNVIDKTCDELEELVPDA
- a CDS encoding LytR C-terminal domain-containing protein, with the translated sequence MNPDNTSESADPGPGSGPAPGAAAGSGLPLRGLAMVLIAVAVLLAMWGVYATTQNSDSSGGAAAPTTEAATAVQESPGESTDAEDTTGAAESTRPEETERAAGAEAETESESPDSPTSGAPAPAGAQPAPRGATPAADPERVHVLNNSTVPNLAADIAGTLDRDGYELGEVGNLAEVILPENTVFFQPGNQDAETRARELADRVGGVAREYDETLPDGTAGRNDLTLVLVEQVAL
- a CDS encoding DUF3263 domain-containing protein, with the protein product MPELSDADARLLDFEERAPRSAGAKEELIRRQLGMSPVRYYQRLNLLIDVPAAMAAHPVLLGRLRRIRDRRAGERQRAEGNHES
- a CDS encoding peptide deformylase, with translation MSIRPIVIHGDPVLHTPTRPVDPADLPGEEMQTLIADMYETMAVANGVGLAANQVGVDLRLFVYDCPDDDGVRHRGCVVNPVLETSAIPETMPADDGSEDEGCLSVPGEGWPTPRADWAKVTGLDAEGNPVEVEGTGFFARCLQHEVGHLDGFLYTDVLLGRYKRQAKKTLKAYGWNVPGLTWLPGEDEDPFGH